A single window of Drosophila suzukii chromosome 3, CBGP_Dsuzu_IsoJpt1.0, whole genome shotgun sequence DNA harbors:
- the LOC108013811 gene encoding diacylglycerol kinase eta isoform X1 — MAHLKLDTLHVQRSPRGSRRSSPSSGRSSACSSGSISPVPIIPIIAISHDGDESESESEIETEPARLFQRRMSTKCTNNLAAIIKEGFLLKHTWSFQRWRRRYFRLKRNMLFYAKDEKCDVFDDIDLSDLCYFECSIKNVNHSFQIITPTRSLVLCAESRREMEDWLGSLKTATAPQRPRGDSFLIEQHDILSNHHHWYATSHARPTYCNVCRDALSGVTSHGLSCEVCKCKVHKRCAAKSIANCKWTTLASVGKDIIEQADGIIMPHQWMEGNLPVSSMCSVCKKTCGSVLRLQDWRCLWCRATVHVACRPQMAVACPIGPAKLSVVPPTSVHSISTDDAWDVASPRGNFSPLLVFVNSKSGDNQGVKFLRRFKQLLNPAQVFDLISTGPSLGLRLFRHFEMFRILVCSGDGSVGWVLSEIDRFNMHKQCQVAVMPLGTGNDLARVLGWGSSCDDDTHLPQILERYESASTKMLDRWSIMVFEKAIPVPKTPKMSISTEQEAMLTGMVTSANHHLRFIVETNDTQTLISSTRNLCDTIDDLVVRISEHHKEDEQLAVKCDILKQKLNMLLDALQEEEIGAHSGDDLIATIRSLIARSIPLTPGSSASLLNPNISIEKTEKDQINTKERRNSRSLRSSEKEALQCRANSVKRAIYNVVEHSEPGRPKRYQRKLSITPFEALKLPTNNSGESTPCSSPLPIIPPINIISPTMETSRLTCISPLPDTRRDSVDESFFNSINLPAPRQFADSRRSSGVEVIQEIEEGANGETVYRRSRMSLTGGANIDDFGNRLSPCSDIGDNSPTERKVDFLRVPIHTGEPIVDPLSDYRPHEVFERTYYMTREMDKDKEKKKEKEVENDKEKDKSVEKEKEVEKEDCMPTEKLVHTCNLQVPGFVVTPNSQNVYTSASITIIDTDAQTTTEQSSSDDLGGEASDVLSAISNEECSVASEIFDKQDAGQTVGDIIQNMDASNFTHIDSPETSDETEAMPGESIMDDISSVLGHDITYALQDNTLTDDTTTLCSEHVGPPKPPRKKSLSALSRPQSHPRRRNSSPPRMARLARMDSDDNPQQFGFENIVFEIDNRCDDQKMREPPRYCSLAQFVEGNDIARQSFKRPKKRISLKKLKPTTTTEIVSQQQLLLEQQRSGDNDNDDPEAQLTPTNNVAKLLTTTSEDELSTQTAIKIEIQDVDATVRNINSSMKASTIMATSTSPTKKSGHGQDVKRITFDESCKKESFDDVNPNYPQISVVVRPPTPLRGDSIKPTVSLLPGSSGGAMAVSMTCSGMLGVRAMNASEIRRHSSHAPGLTVREFDKDKDRRHSGFNPNQLTLDPEHTRFLSSSPAASRRISCGSLFKKKNQKIATKRGYGLFSVRFFVVAEPDIRLATLALIRPLIPLPNEALPNLQTLKGSKSSLFMGSTLFGFDHLASGDKDKEEKGGKDKEKTPTEETGRKLPIINPLVRLPNWPNLSNGGGFISKCLLANADTLCAAVSPLMDPDETLLAGYHEKCVMNNYFGIGIDAKISLDFHNKREEHPEKCRSRARNYMWYGVLGSKQLLQKTCKNLEQRVQLECDGQRIPLPELQGIVILNIPSFMGGTNFWGSSKKDDIFLPPSFDDRVLEVVAVFGSVQMAASRLINLQHHRIAQCQSVQINILGDEEIPIQVDGEAWLQPPGMIRILHKNRVQMLCRNRSLELSLKSWQEKQRQHSISIQRDASSTASEHAISTDEVISERECYVLLNFIEAVSSLVKWVKFLIISHPALQHDLYEVACRASEALESIHPQGKLLEGPSLRTKLVEVIDSSRQLYDDACTLLRDRGHSLILREDLETKLSAALANMEMELKKCSVQKCIDGKLRAYFNVLAPNEESDGRRKSRPFWVRLRSGSTAGQQAFKPPLTNTREAANNWSVNEVVTWLETMQLSEYVDSFLKNDIRGKELLTLGRRDLKDLGVVKVGHVKRILQAIKDLSEN, encoded by the exons ATAATCACACCCACTCGATCTCTGGTGCTCTGCGCCGAGTCCCGCCGGGAAATGGAGGACTGGCTGGGCAGCCTGAAGACGGCGACGGCGCCGCAAAGGCCGCGCGGCGACAGCTTCCTGATCGAGCAGCACGACATCCTGTCGAACCACCACCACTGGTACGCCACTTCCCACGCCCGCCCCACCTACTGCAATGTGTGCCGGGACGCCCTCTCCGGGGTCACCTCCCACGGACTCAGCTGCGAGGTGTGCAAGTGCAAGGTGCACAAGCGGTGTGCGGCCAAATCGATTGCCAACTGCAAGTGGACAACGCTGGCCAGTGTGGGCAAGGACATCATCGAGCAGGCGGATGGCATCATCATGCCTCACCAGTGGATGGAGGGCAACCTCCCGGTGTCCTCCATGTGCTCCGTCTGCAAGAAGACCTGCGGATCGGTGCTGAGACTCCAGGATTGGAGGTGCCTGTGGTGTCGAGCTACTGTCCACGTGGCCTGTCGTCCCCAAATGGCGGTGGCCTGTCCCATCGGACCCGCCAAGTTGTCCGTCGTTCCACCTACCAGTGTCCACTCCATCAGCACCGACGACGCCTGGGATGTGGCCAGTCCCAGGGGCAACTTCTCGCCCTTGCTCGTTTTCGTGAACTCCAAGTCGGGGGACAATCAAGGAGTGAAGTTCCTGCGACGATTCAAGCAACTGCTGAATCCGGCCCAGGTCTTCGATCTCATCTCGACGGGTCCGAGTCTGGGACTAAGACTCTTCCGGCACTTTGAGATGTTCCGCATCCTGGTCTGCTCGGGCGACGGATCTGTGGGATGGGTGCTAAGCGAGATCGATCGCTTCAACATGCAT aaacaatgTCAAGTGGCGGTGATGCCTTTAGGCACTGGCAACGATCTGGCCAGGGTTTTGGGCTGGGGATCCAGCTGTGACGACGACACCCACCTGCCGCAGATCCTGGAACGCTACGAGTCGGCCAGCACCAAGATGTTGGATCGCTGGAGCATCATGGTCTTCGAAAAGGCCATTCCTGTGCCCAAAACGCCCAAGATGTCGATCAGCACCGAGCAGGAAGCCATGCTCACTGGCATGGTGACATCGGCCAACCACCATCTGCGCTTCATCGTGGAAACCAACGACACCCAGACTCTGATTAGCTCCACCCGGAATCTCTGCGACACCATAGACGACCTTGTGGTTCGAATCTCGGAACACCACAAGGAGGACGAACAGCTGGCGGTCAAGTGCGACATCCTCAAGCAGAAGCTTAACATGTTGCTGGATGCTCTGCAGGAGGAGGAGATCGGCGCCCACAGCGGCGACGACTTGATAGCCACCATCAGGAGTCTCATTGCGAGAAGTATTCCGCTGACACCAGGATCCAGCGCATCTCTGCT CAACCCAAACATATCAATCGAAAAGACGGAAAAAGACCAGATCAATACAAAAGAGCGCAGGAATAGTCGGTCCCTTCGCTCCAGCGAGAAGGAAGCTCTCCAGTGCCGTGCCAACAGCGTCAAGCGAGCCATTTACAATGTGGTGGAACATTCGGAACCGGGACGTCCTAAACGCTACCAGCGGAAACTATCGATCACTCCGTTCGAGGCTCTGAAGTTACCCACCAACAATTCCGGAGAATCAACGCCCTGCAGCTCTCCCTTGCCAATAATCCCACCCATTAATATTATCTCCCCCACTATGGAAACCTCCCGACTTACCTGCATTTCTCCGTTGCCCGATACAAGACGTGATTCCGTAGACGAGAGCTTCTTCAACAGCATTAATCTACCGGCTCCGCGGCAATTTGCAGATAGTCGTAGGAGCTCTGGAGTGGAGGTAATCCAGGAGATCGAGGAGGGTGCCAATGGAGAGACCGTATACCGAAGGAGTCGCATGTCCCTGACCGGTGGAGCCAATATCGATGATTTTGGTAATCGTCTGTCACCCTGCAGCGATATTGGCGATAACTCGCCCACCGAGCGCAAAGTGGACTTCCTGAGGGTTCCGATCCACACTGGCGAACCGATCGTCGACCCCCTTTCCGACTATCGACCCCACGAGGTCTTCGAGCGTACCTACTACATGACCCGGGAAATGGACAAGGACAAGGAAAAGAAGAAGGAGAAAGAAGTGGAGAATGACAAGGAGAAGGATAAGAGCGTCGAGAAGGAGAAAGAAGTGGAGAAGGAGGACTGCATGCCCACCGAGAAGCTGGTTCACACTTGTAACCTGCAGGTACCCGGCTTTGTCGTTACCCCCAACTCCCAAAATGTTTACACAAGCGCCAGCATAACAATCATAGATACCGACGCACAGACCACCACT GAACAGTCCTCTTCCGACGACCTGGGTGGCGAGGCTAGCGATGTTCTTTCGGCGATTAGCAATGAGGAGTGCAGCGTGGCTTCCGAAATATTCGATAAGCAGGACGCAGGACAAACCGTGGGTGATATTATCCAG AACATGGACGCCAGCAATTTCACTCACATTGACTCCCCGGAGACTAGCGATGAGACAGAAGCCATGCCCGGAGAGAGCATCATGGACGACATTAGCTCGGTACTGGGTCACGACATAACCTATGCCCTGCAGGACAACACCCTGACCGACGACACCACCACGCTCTGCTCGGAGCACGTGGGCCCGCCGAAGCCTCCGCGCAAAAAGTCCTTGAGCGCCTTGAGCCGACCTCAGTCCCATCCGCGAAGGCGCAACTCCTCTCCACCGAGAATGGCGCGATTGGCACGAATGGATAGCGATGATAATCCCCAGCAGTTCGGATTCGAGAATATCGTTTTCGAGATCGACAATCGCTGCGACGACCAGAAGATGCGGGAGCCACCGCGCTACTGCAGCCTGGCGCAGTTCGTGGAAGGTAACGATATAGCGCGTCAGAGCTTCAAG CGTCCCAAAAAGCGCATCTCACTGAAAAAACTCAAACCCACTACAACCACTGAAATCGTATCTCAACAGCAGCTATTGCTAGAACAACAACGAAGTGGCGACAACGACAATGACGACCCCGAGGCCCAGCTAACGCCAACGAATAACGTGGCCAAATTACTAACCACCACCAGCGAGGACGAGCTGTCCACGCAGACGGCCATCAAAATAGAAATACAAGACGTTGATGCCACTGTGCGCAACATTAACAGCAGCATGAAGGCCAGTACGATCATGGCCACGTCGACATCGCCCACGAAGAAGTCGGGCCATGGACAAGATGTAAAGCGCATTACTTTTGACGAGTCGTGTAAGAAAGAATCCTTTGATGATGTAAATCCCAACTATCCACAGATAAGTGTTGTTGTGAGGCCGCCAACGCCGTTGCGCGGCGACTCCATCAAGCCCACGGTCTCGCTCCTGCCGGGCTCCTCCGGCGGAGCCATGGCCGTGTCCATGACCTGCTCCGGAATGCTGGGGGTGCGGGCCATGAACGCCTCCGAGATCAGGCGCCACTCGAGCCACGCCCCCGGCCTGACTGTCCGCGAGTTCGACAAGGACAAGGACCGCCGGCACTCTGGCTTTAATCCCAACCAGTTGACCCTCGATCCGGAGCACACCCGCTTCCTTAGCAGCTCGCCGGCGGCCAGTCGCAGGATCAGCTGCGGCAGCCTCTTCAAG AAGAAAAACCAAAAGATCGCAACGAAGCGCGGCTACGGATTGTTCAGTGTTCGGTTCTTTGTGGTGGCCGAGCCAGATATTCGCCTGGCCACCCTGGCGCTTATCAGGCCGCTGATTCCTCTG CCGAACGAAGCACTTCCGAATCTTCAGACCCTCAAGGGTTCCAAGTCGAGCTTGTTCATGGGCTCCACTCTATTTGGCTTCGATCACTTGGCTTCGGGAGATAAGGACAAGGAGGAGAAAGGTGGCAAGGACAAGGAGAAAACGCCCACCGAGGAGACCGGTCGGAAGTTGCCCATAATCAATCCCCTGGTGCGACTGCCCAACTGGCCAA ACCTATCCAATGGCGGTGGTTTCATATCCAAATGTCTTTTGGCCAATGCCGATACGCTCTGCGCCGCTGTCAGTCCTCTAATGGATCCGGATGAGACCCTCCTGGCCGGCTACCATGAGAAGTGCGTGATGAACAATTACTTTGGCATCGGCATCGATGCCAAGATCTCGTTGGACTTCCACAACAAGCGGGAGGAGCATCCGGAGAAGTGTCGATCTCGGGCCCGCAACTACATGTGGTATGGAGTATTGGGATCCAAGCAGCTCCTGCAAAAGACCTGCAAGAATCTGGAGCAGCGGGTGCAGCTGGAGTGCGATGGTCAGAGAATTCCGTTGCCGGAGCTGCAGGGAATCGTGATCCTGAACATACCCAGCTTCATGGGCGGCACTAATTTCTGGGGCAGCAGCAAGAAGGATGATATATTTCTGCCCCCCAGCTTTGATGATCGTGTCCTCGAAGTGGTGGCTGTCTTCGGATCCGTCCAGATGGCGGCCTCGCGGCTGATCAATCTTCAACACCATCGGATCGCCCAGTGCCAGAGCGTGCAGATCAATATCCTGGGCGACGAGGAGATACCCATCCAGGTGGACGGTGAGGCCTGGCTGCAGCCACCGGGAATGATCCGCATCCTGCACAAGAACCGAGTGCAGATGTTGTGCCGGAACAGGAGCTTGGAGCTTTCGTTGAAGAGCTGGCAGGAGAAGCAGCGCCAGCACAGCATCTCCATCCAAAGGGATGCATCCTCAACAGCTTCGGAGCACGCCATCTCCACCGACGAGGTGATCTCCGAACGCGAGTGCTACGTACTCCTCAACTTCATCGAGGCCGTAAGCTCGCTGGTCAAGTGGGTCAAGTTCCTGATCATTTCGCATCCGGCTCTGCAACACGATCTCTACGAGGTGGCCTGTCGAGCCAGTGAGGCCCTGGAGTCCATCCATCCGCAGGGAAAGCTGCTCGAAGGTCCTTCGCTACGCACCAAGTTGGTGGAGGTCATTGACTCGTCGCGACAACTGTATGACGATGCCTGCACCCTGCTCCGCGATCGAGGTCACAGCTTGATTCTCCGCGAGGATCTGGAGACCAAGCTCAGCGCGGCTTTGGCCAACATGGAGATGGAGCTGAAGAAGTGCTCCGTGCAAAAGTGCATCGACGGCAAGCTGAGGGCCTACTTCAATGTTTTGGCGCCCAACGAGGAG TCCGATGGCCGCCGGAAGTCACGACCCTTCTGGGTGAGACTACGCTCTGGCTCGACCGCCGGCCAGCAGGCGTTTAAGCCACCTTTGACTAACACCCGCGAGGCGGCCAACAACTGGAGCGTGAACGAAGTGGTCACCTGGCTGGAGACGATGCAGTTGTCCGAGTACGTGGACAGCTTCCTGAAGAACGACATTCGGGGCAAGGAGCTGCTCACCCTGGGCAGGCGCGACCTCAAGGATCTGGGCGTGGTCAAGGTGGGCCACGTCAAGCGTATACTGCAGGCCATCAAGGATCTCAGCGAGAACTAG
- the LOC108013811 gene encoding diacylglycerol kinase eta isoform X7: protein MAHLKLDTLHVQRSPRGSRRSSPSSGRSSACSSGSISPVPIIPIIAISHDGDESESESEIETEPARLFQRRMSTKCTNNLAAIIKEGFLLKHTWSFQRWRRRYFRLKRNMLFYAKDEKCDVFDDIDLSDLCYFECSIKNVNHSFQIITPTRSLVLCAESRREMEDWLGSLKTATAPQRPRGDSFLIEQHDILSNHHHWYATSHARPTYCNVCRDALSGVTSHGLSCEVCKCKVHKRCAAKSIANCKWTTLASVGKDIIEQADGIIMPHQWMEGNLPVSSMCSVCKKTCGSVLRLQDWRCLWCRATVHVACRPQMAVACPIGPAKLSVVPPTSVHSISTDDAWDVASPRGNFSPLLVFVNSKSGDNQGVKFLRRFKQLLNPAQVFDLISTGPSLGLRLFRHFEMFRILVCSGDGSVGWVLSEIDRFNMHKQCQVAVMPLGTGNDLARVLGWGSSCDDDTHLPQILERYESASTKMLDRWSIMVFEKAIPVPKTPKMSISTEQEAMLTGMVTSANHHLRFIVETNDTQTLISSTRNLCDTIDDLVVRISEHHKEDEQLAVKCDILKQKLNMLLDALQEEEIGAHSGDDLIATIRSLIARSIPLTPGSSASLLNPNISIEKTEKDQINTKERRNSRSLRSSEKEALQCRANSVKRAIYNVVEHSEPGRPKRYQRKLSITPFEALKLPTNNSGESTPCSSPLPIIPPINIISPTMETSRLTCISPLPDTRRDSVDESFFNSINLPAPRQFADSRRSSGVEVIQEIEEGANGETVYRRSRMSLTGGANIDDFGNRLSPCSDIGDNSPTERKVDFLRVPIHTGEPIVDPLSDYRPHEVFERTYYMTREMDKDKEKKKEKEVENDKEKDKSVEKEKEVEKEDCMPTEKLVHTCNLQVPGFVVTPNSQNVYTSASITIIDTDAQTTTEQSSSDDLGGEASDVLSAISNEECSVASEIFDKQDAGQTVGDIIQNMDASNFTHIDSPETSDETEAMPGESIMDDISSVLGHDITYALQDNTLTDDTTTLCSEHVGPPKPPRKKSLSALSRPQSHPRRRNSSPPRMARLARMDSDDNPQQFGFENIVFEIDNRCDDQKMREPPRYCSLAQFVEGNDIARQSFKQLLLEQQRSGDNDNDDPEAQLTPTNNVAKLLTTTSEDELSTQTAIKIEIQDVDATVRNINSSMKASTIMATSTSPTKKSGHGQDISVVVRPPTPLRGDSIKPTVSLLPGSSGGAMAVSMTCSGMLGVRAMNASEIRRHSSHAPGLTVREFDKDKDRRHSGFNPNQLTLDPEHTRFLSSSPAASRRISCGSLFKPNEALPNLQTLKGSKSSLFMGSTLFGFDHLASGDKDKEEKGGKDKEKTPTEETGRKLPIINPLVRLPNWPNLSNGGGFISKCLLANADTLCAAVSPLMDPDETLLAGYHEKCVMNNYFGIGIDAKISLDFHNKREEHPEKCRSRARNYMWYGVLGSKQLLQKTCKNLEQRVQLECDGQRIPLPELQGIVILNIPSFMGGTNFWGSSKKDDIFLPPSFDDRVLEVVAVFGSVQMAASRLINLQHHRIAQCQSVQINILGDEEIPIQVDGEAWLQPPGMIRILHKNRVQMLCRNRSLELSLKSWQEKQRQHSISIQRDASSTASEHAISTDEVISERECYVLLNFIEAVSSLVKWVKFLIISHPALQHDLYEVACRASEALESIHPQGKLLEGPSLRTKLVEVIDSSRQLYDDACTLLRDRGHSLILREDLETKLSAALANMEMELKKCSVQKCIDGKLRAYFNVLAPNEESDGRRKSRPFWVRLRSGSTAGQQAFKPPLTNTREAANNWSVNEVVTWLETMQLSEYVDSFLKNDIRGKELLTLGRRDLKDLGVVKVGHVKRILQAIKDLSEN, encoded by the exons ATAATCACACCCACTCGATCTCTGGTGCTCTGCGCCGAGTCCCGCCGGGAAATGGAGGACTGGCTGGGCAGCCTGAAGACGGCGACGGCGCCGCAAAGGCCGCGCGGCGACAGCTTCCTGATCGAGCAGCACGACATCCTGTCGAACCACCACCACTGGTACGCCACTTCCCACGCCCGCCCCACCTACTGCAATGTGTGCCGGGACGCCCTCTCCGGGGTCACCTCCCACGGACTCAGCTGCGAGGTGTGCAAGTGCAAGGTGCACAAGCGGTGTGCGGCCAAATCGATTGCCAACTGCAAGTGGACAACGCTGGCCAGTGTGGGCAAGGACATCATCGAGCAGGCGGATGGCATCATCATGCCTCACCAGTGGATGGAGGGCAACCTCCCGGTGTCCTCCATGTGCTCCGTCTGCAAGAAGACCTGCGGATCGGTGCTGAGACTCCAGGATTGGAGGTGCCTGTGGTGTCGAGCTACTGTCCACGTGGCCTGTCGTCCCCAAATGGCGGTGGCCTGTCCCATCGGACCCGCCAAGTTGTCCGTCGTTCCACCTACCAGTGTCCACTCCATCAGCACCGACGACGCCTGGGATGTGGCCAGTCCCAGGGGCAACTTCTCGCCCTTGCTCGTTTTCGTGAACTCCAAGTCGGGGGACAATCAAGGAGTGAAGTTCCTGCGACGATTCAAGCAACTGCTGAATCCGGCCCAGGTCTTCGATCTCATCTCGACGGGTCCGAGTCTGGGACTAAGACTCTTCCGGCACTTTGAGATGTTCCGCATCCTGGTCTGCTCGGGCGACGGATCTGTGGGATGGGTGCTAAGCGAGATCGATCGCTTCAACATGCAT aaacaatgTCAAGTGGCGGTGATGCCTTTAGGCACTGGCAACGATCTGGCCAGGGTTTTGGGCTGGGGATCCAGCTGTGACGACGACACCCACCTGCCGCAGATCCTGGAACGCTACGAGTCGGCCAGCACCAAGATGTTGGATCGCTGGAGCATCATGGTCTTCGAAAAGGCCATTCCTGTGCCCAAAACGCCCAAGATGTCGATCAGCACCGAGCAGGAAGCCATGCTCACTGGCATGGTGACATCGGCCAACCACCATCTGCGCTTCATCGTGGAAACCAACGACACCCAGACTCTGATTAGCTCCACCCGGAATCTCTGCGACACCATAGACGACCTTGTGGTTCGAATCTCGGAACACCACAAGGAGGACGAACAGCTGGCGGTCAAGTGCGACATCCTCAAGCAGAAGCTTAACATGTTGCTGGATGCTCTGCAGGAGGAGGAGATCGGCGCCCACAGCGGCGACGACTTGATAGCCACCATCAGGAGTCTCATTGCGAGAAGTATTCCGCTGACACCAGGATCCAGCGCATCTCTGCT CAACCCAAACATATCAATCGAAAAGACGGAAAAAGACCAGATCAATACAAAAGAGCGCAGGAATAGTCGGTCCCTTCGCTCCAGCGAGAAGGAAGCTCTCCAGTGCCGTGCCAACAGCGTCAAGCGAGCCATTTACAATGTGGTGGAACATTCGGAACCGGGACGTCCTAAACGCTACCAGCGGAAACTATCGATCACTCCGTTCGAGGCTCTGAAGTTACCCACCAACAATTCCGGAGAATCAACGCCCTGCAGCTCTCCCTTGCCAATAATCCCACCCATTAATATTATCTCCCCCACTATGGAAACCTCCCGACTTACCTGCATTTCTCCGTTGCCCGATACAAGACGTGATTCCGTAGACGAGAGCTTCTTCAACAGCATTAATCTACCGGCTCCGCGGCAATTTGCAGATAGTCGTAGGAGCTCTGGAGTGGAGGTAATCCAGGAGATCGAGGAGGGTGCCAATGGAGAGACCGTATACCGAAGGAGTCGCATGTCCCTGACCGGTGGAGCCAATATCGATGATTTTGGTAATCGTCTGTCACCCTGCAGCGATATTGGCGATAACTCGCCCACCGAGCGCAAAGTGGACTTCCTGAGGGTTCCGATCCACACTGGCGAACCGATCGTCGACCCCCTTTCCGACTATCGACCCCACGAGGTCTTCGAGCGTACCTACTACATGACCCGGGAAATGGACAAGGACAAGGAAAAGAAGAAGGAGAAAGAAGTGGAGAATGACAAGGAGAAGGATAAGAGCGTCGAGAAGGAGAAAGAAGTGGAGAAGGAGGACTGCATGCCCACCGAGAAGCTGGTTCACACTTGTAACCTGCAGGTACCCGGCTTTGTCGTTACCCCCAACTCCCAAAATGTTTACACAAGCGCCAGCATAACAATCATAGATACCGACGCACAGACCACCACT GAACAGTCCTCTTCCGACGACCTGGGTGGCGAGGCTAGCGATGTTCTTTCGGCGATTAGCAATGAGGAGTGCAGCGTGGCTTCCGAAATATTCGATAAGCAGGACGCAGGACAAACCGTGGGTGATATTATCCAG AACATGGACGCCAGCAATTTCACTCACATTGACTCCCCGGAGACTAGCGATGAGACAGAAGCCATGCCCGGAGAGAGCATCATGGACGACATTAGCTCGGTACTGGGTCACGACATAACCTATGCCCTGCAGGACAACACCCTGACCGACGACACCACCACGCTCTGCTCGGAGCACGTGGGCCCGCCGAAGCCTCCGCGCAAAAAGTCCTTGAGCGCCTTGAGCCGACCTCAGTCCCATCCGCGAAGGCGCAACTCCTCTCCACCGAGAATGGCGCGATTGGCACGAATGGATAGCGATGATAATCCCCAGCAGTTCGGATTCGAGAATATCGTTTTCGAGATCGACAATCGCTGCGACGACCAGAAGATGCGGGAGCCACCGCGCTACTGCAGCCTGGCGCAGTTCGTGGAAGGTAACGATATAGCGCGTCAGAGCTTCAAG CAGCTATTGCTAGAACAACAACGAAGTGGCGACAACGACAATGACGACCCCGAGGCCCAGCTAACGCCAACGAATAACGTGGCCAAATTACTAACCACCACCAGCGAGGACGAGCTGTCCACGCAGACGGCCATCAAAATAGAAATACAAGACGTTGATGCCACTGTGCGCAACATTAACAGCAGCATGAAGGCCAGTACGATCATGGCCACGTCGACATCGCCCACGAAGAAGTCGGGCCATGGACAAGAT ATAAGTGTTGTTGTGAGGCCGCCAACGCCGTTGCGCGGCGACTCCATCAAGCCCACGGTCTCGCTCCTGCCGGGCTCCTCCGGCGGAGCCATGGCCGTGTCCATGACCTGCTCCGGAATGCTGGGGGTGCGGGCCATGAACGCCTCCGAGATCAGGCGCCACTCGAGCCACGCCCCCGGCCTGACTGTCCGCGAGTTCGACAAGGACAAGGACCGCCGGCACTCTGGCTTTAATCCCAACCAGTTGACCCTCGATCCGGAGCACACCCGCTTCCTTAGCAGCTCGCCGGCGGCCAGTCGCAGGATCAGCTGCGGCAGCCTCTTCAAG CCGAACGAAGCACTTCCGAATCTTCAGACCCTCAAGGGTTCCAAGTCGAGCTTGTTCATGGGCTCCACTCTATTTGGCTTCGATCACTTGGCTTCGGGAGATAAGGACAAGGAGGAGAAAGGTGGCAAGGACAAGGAGAAAACGCCCACCGAGGAGACCGGTCGGAAGTTGCCCATAATCAATCCCCTGGTGCGACTGCCCAACTGGCCAA ACCTATCCAATGGCGGTGGTTTCATATCCAAATGTCTTTTGGCCAATGCCGATACGCTCTGCGCCGCTGTCAGTCCTCTAATGGATCCGGATGAGACCCTCCTGGCCGGCTACCATGAGAAGTGCGTGATGAACAATTACTTTGGCATCGGCATCGATGCCAAGATCTCGTTGGACTTCCACAACAAGCGGGAGGAGCATCCGGAGAAGTGTCGATCTCGGGCCCGCAACTACATGTGGTATGGAGTATTGGGATCCAAGCAGCTCCTGCAAAAGACCTGCAAGAATCTGGAGCAGCGGGTGCAGCTGGAGTGCGATGGTCAGAGAATTCCGTTGCCGGAGCTGCAGGGAATCGTGATCCTGAACATACCCAGCTTCATGGGCGGCACTAATTTCTGGGGCAGCAGCAAGAAGGATGATATATTTCTGCCCCCCAGCTTTGATGATCGTGTCCTCGAAGTGGTGGCTGTCTTCGGATCCGTCCAGATGGCGGCCTCGCGGCTGATCAATCTTCAACACCATCGGATCGCCCAGTGCCAGAGCGTGCAGATCAATATCCTGGGCGACGAGGAGATACCCATCCAGGTGGACGGTGAGGCCTGGCTGCAGCCACCGGGAATGATCCGCATCCTGCACAAGAACCGAGTGCAGATGTTGTGCCGGAACAGGAGCTTGGAGCTTTCGTTGAAGAGCTGGCAGGAGAAGCAGCGCCAGCACAGCATCTCCATCCAAAGGGATGCATCCTCAACAGCTTCGGAGCACGCCATCTCCACCGACGAGGTGATCTCCGAACGCGAGTGCTACGTACTCCTCAACTTCATCGAGGCCGTAAGCTCGCTGGTCAAGTGGGTCAAGTTCCTGATCATTTCGCATCCGGCTCTGCAACACGATCTCTACGAGGTGGCCTGTCGAGCCAGTGAGGCCCTGGAGTCCATCCATCCGCAGGGAAAGCTGCTCGAAGGTCCTTCGCTACGCACCAAGTTGGTGGAGGTCATTGACTCGTCGCGACAACTGTATGACGATGCCTGCACCCTGCTCCGCGATCGAGGTCACAGCTTGATTCTCCGCGAGGATCTGGAGACCAAGCTCAGCGCGGCTTTGGCCAACATGGAGATGGAGCTGAAGAAGTGCTCCGTGCAAAAGTGCATCGACGGCAAGCTGAGGGCCTACTTCAATGTTTTGGCGCCCAACGAGGAG TCCGATGGCCGCCGGAAGTCACGACCCTTCTGGGTGAGACTACGCTCTGGCTCGACCGCCGGCCAGCAGGCGTTTAAGCCACCTTTGACTAACACCCGCGAGGCGGCCAACAACTGGAGCGTGAACGAAGTGGTCACCTGGCTGGAGACGATGCAGTTGTCCGAGTACGTGGACAGCTTCCTGAAGAACGACATTCGGGGCAAGGAGCTGCTCACCCTGGGCAGGCGCGACCTCAAGGATCTGGGCGTGGTCAAGGTGGGCCACGTCAAGCGTATACTGCAGGCCATCAAGGATCTCAGCGAGAACTAG